A stretch of DNA from Schizosaccharomyces osmophilus chromosome 2, complete sequence:
GtcggttttttttctttcttccgATCCTTCTTAGAATGAGAtgatttttccttcttacGCTTTTTGGATGATGACAACTCGTCAGaatcttttctcttccttttatGCTTCTTGTCTTTAGATTTCCGCTCGTCAGATTCAGACTTCGCTTTCCGAGAAGACTTTTTCTTGGAGTGCTTGTCTTTAATTCGTTCTTTTGACAATGCGTTGGTAtcattcttcattttctctttctctttttgttcttcaaTTGTTCCGGAAAGACATCCTGCGTATCGAAATACAGTCGACAAGGCGGAATACTTACTGTGGTATTTTGCCATTGCAAGCTTAGTAGATGCCCCCTGTGTTTCCAATTCAACCTAAATGTTTCAATATTAGTCAAGGAAATATCAATAACTAAGTCATACATTGCCTTTTCCAGTGTTTACTTGGATAGAATTCAACTGTGAAGAAAAGACATTATCCCACCATTGATCGGCGTAATCATGCTTCGTACCCAACTAAAGTATTCATTAgaatggtttctttttcatgctTTCCTAAGAATGAAGCCTCTTTCTCcatttgtaaatttttcaagcaCGTACACCACGAGTATCATATTTTCTAGACGTCAAAACAGGTTTGAGGAGACCACCTTCTTTTAAGGCATTCCCCTCTTGCCAACCGAAAGAGTTTAGATATTGTTTTGAGCTAAACATCAATTAGCTCAAGGACTTCAGTAACCACGGTCAGCTAGGAGGTGGTGGAAGAGGGTGCAAGTCAAAGATCACTTTGAATCTCAGTTAGTCACGAATTAATTAGATAAATTAATTAAAGATTTTCATTCTTCGTATATTGTTGCAATATTGGAATTCAAATTCTGGATAATGAATAGTGATTAATTCCAGCGATTAGCATAGAGAGCAAGGGCAGGTAGTTTTATGCAGAACTCCCCTTtacttttaaagaaaattttctATGGAACTTGTACTAAAGACTCATTCCTCCTTTCTGGATGCTCACTTTTCCATTCAACCATGAGCACTGCTCTTAAGAAATCCATCGCTTTGAGGGAAATTCCTACCGCTAGGATTAAATTGCTAGCgtaaaaaaagtttgcGTTTCCACAACCAAGAGTAATCCAAGAATGGTAGAAGGTTGTCCCTAAAACGAGAGCAAAGACAATTACGTTATTTGCCAAAAGACTGTATTTCATATTTTCCTGAACTTTCCCAAAGGTAGCGAGAAGAGacaaaaataatgaataaTCAGCGATCGAGGG
This window harbors:
- the tma23 gene encoding ribosome biogenesis protein Tma23; protein product: MFSSKQYLNSFGWQEGNALKEGGLLKPVLTSRKYDTRGLGTKHDYADQWWDNVFSSQLNSIQVNTGKGNVELETQGASTKLAMAKYHSKYSALSTVFRYAGCLSGTIEEQKEKEKMKNDTNALSKERIKDKHSKKKSSRKAKSESDERKSKDKKHKRKRKDSDELSSSKKRKKEKSSHSKKDRKKEKKPTKKSKGKDSEARRKRKLKDA